Proteins encoded together in one Coffea arabica cultivar ET-39 chromosome 2c, Coffea Arabica ET-39 HiFi, whole genome shotgun sequence window:
- the LOC140004207 gene encoding mediator of RNA polymerase II transcription subunit 32-like isoform X5: MLNTAPCRCLMDNHVDSLNNAYEEFVAAAANVLEAKESSEGQKTAATDAALENFKQRWELFRVACDQAEEFVESVKQIIGSECLVDEATGSVAGKPGQAATSGLPPISAVRLEQMSKAVRWLVIELQHGGTAGCSSHSHSSAPFDARFSEDAAQ, from the coding sequence ATGTTAAACACGGCACCTTGTAGGTGTTTGATGGACAATCATGTGGACTCCCTGAACAATGCCTATGAAGAATTTGTTGCTGCAGCTGCCAATGTACTTGAAGCTAAGGAAAGTTCTGAGGGTCAAAAAACGGCAGCCACTGATGCagcattggaaaattttaaacAGCGATGGGAATTGTTTAGAGTAGCTTGTGATCAAGCAGAGGAGTTTGTGGAGTCTGTGAAACAAATAATAGGTTCTGAGTGTCTCGTAGATGAGGCCACTGGCTCGGTTGCAGGGAAGCCAGGGCAGGCTGCCACAAGTGGTCTTCCACCCATAAGTGCAGTTCGCCTGGAGCAGATGAGTAAAGCTGTTAGATGGCTAGTTATTGAACTGCAGCATGGTGGAACTGCTGGTTGTTCTTCACATTCCCATTCATCAGCTCCATTTGATGCAAGATTTTCTGAAGATGCAGCTCAATAG